In Quercus robur chromosome 10, dhQueRobu3.1, whole genome shotgun sequence, a genomic segment contains:
- the LOC126702802 gene encoding myb-related protein 308-like, whose protein sequence is MGRSPCCEKEHTNKGAWTKEEDERLINYIKLHGEGCWRSLPKAAGLLRCGKSCRLRWINYLRPDLKRGNFTEEEDELIINLHSLLGNKWSLIAARLPGRTDNEIKNYWNTHIKRKLYSRGIDPQTHRSLNATTTNTTINTTTTTINTSNNKANCTNNNSNSKSSNSLFEVQNYVTPLMQVPELKNNIATTTNIGSNINVKVATESAEESNSSSGVTTEEVFPELNLELSIGLPYQSQISSVNINELKQQQQVSYQWYGNVNQSGVCLCCHLGFQDGQACSCSKAMGTALTADNLYRYNRPVNSS, encoded by the exons atgGGCAGATCTCCTTGTTGTGAGAAAGAGCACACCAACAAAGGAGCATGGaccaaagaagaagatgagcGCCTTATCAACTACATCAAACTTCATGGTGAAGGCTGTTGGAGATCTCTTCCCAAAGCTGCTG GTTTGCTTAGATGTGGCAAGAGCTGTAGACTGAGGTGGATAAACTACCTTAGGCCTGATCTCAAGAGAGGAAACTTcactgaagaagaagatgaactcATCATCAACCTTCACAGCTTACTTGGAAACAA ATGGTCTCTTATTGCCGCACGCTTACCAGGAAGAACTGATAATGAGATAAAGAACTATTGGAACACACACATCAAGAGAAAGCTTTACAGCCGTGGAATTGATCCTCAAACTCACCGTTCACTCAATGctaccaccaccaacaccaccattAACACTACAACTACCACCATCAACACTAGCAACAACAAAGCAAACTGTACCAACAACAATAGCAATAGTAAGAGTAGTAATTCTCTCTTTGAAGTGCAAAATTATGTGACACCATTGATGCAAGTGCCTGAGCTCAAGAATAATATTGCGACAACAACCAATATTGGCTCCAACATCAACGTGAAGGTTGCAACAGAGTCTGCTGAAGAGTCAAATAGTAGCAGTGGGGTGACCACAGAGGAAGTTTTTCCTGAACTCAACCTTGAACTCTCCATTGGACTGCCCTATCAGTCTCAAATCTCTTCTGTCAACATAAACGAGTTGAAGCAACAACAACAGGTTTCGTACCAGTGGTATGGGAATGTTAATCAAAGTGGTGTATGTTTGTGTTGCCATTTAGGGTTTCAGGATGGCCAAGCATGTAGCTGCAGCAAAGCCATGGGAACAGCCTTAACAGCTGACAATCTCTACAGATACAATAGACCCGTGAACTCTTCTTGA